In the genome of Desulfurobacterium pacificum, one region contains:
- a CDS encoding putative bifunctional diguanylate cyclase/phosphodiesterase, whose protein sequence is MEWRIFLSEEIVKSSECIDYFKDSYIIEFLRLLSEIPQEEALETLKRKLQSISKSFNTLFPKNLSEAEIPVKVKELIENNQPLLLPSSLTIVKVDSSFFMLFLKKLKNKFFLALAELDCSVAEDSQIINESLVIEYISNLVKNGDRFLILSVDIENFSRINDSYGIKAGDRILSEILKRLKETLEDCNSKVFRFYSDKFIIVHHHDCENPLKELKPIVSKVLDVFKEPFSTNGKKVYVVPNIGASFFPEHGESVLVKAELAQKEAFLRQVPLIVFSEDIGISEKVLEILTKIKEDLKENRITIYLQPKVDLNSGEIIGAEALMRCSVPPGEAIPVITEYGLLFDVGEVILKKSLNVLRRLERLNVNIPISVNVSYSQLIDKRFIPLIDKLIKNYRINPELLVFEITETEATKCTENLMETLEEIKKRKIKLSIDDFGTGYSSLSRLKLLKAWEIKIDKSFILNLDRNIEDKSIVKFIIDIGKLLSLEVVAEGIEKQEQIDILKELGCYKGQGFFFYPPLPVEEFFNLITKKR, encoded by the coding sequence GTGGAGTGGAGGATTTTTCTATCAGAGGAAATAGTTAAATCCTCAGAGTGCATAGATTACTTTAAAGATTCCTACATCATTGAATTCCTCAGGCTGCTTTCAGAAATTCCCCAAGAAGAAGCTCTTGAAACTCTAAAGAGAAAGCTTCAATCCATCTCTAAATCTTTCAACACTCTTTTTCCAAAAAACCTATCAGAAGCCGAAATACCTGTAAAGGTCAAAGAGCTGATAGAAAACAACCAACCCTTACTGCTACCCTCCTCCCTAACGATAGTAAAAGTGGACTCTTCGTTTTTCATGCTTTTCCTGAAAAAACTGAAAAATAAATTTTTCCTGGCATTAGCAGAACTTGACTGCTCAGTCGCCGAAGATAGCCAGATTATAAACGAAAGTCTCGTCATAGAATACATAAGCAACCTGGTAAAGAACGGCGACAGATTCTTAATCCTATCCGTTGACATTGAAAACTTTTCCAGAATAAACGACAGCTACGGCATAAAGGCAGGCGACAGAATACTTTCAGAAATACTGAAAAGGTTAAAAGAAACGTTAGAAGACTGCAACAGCAAAGTATTCAGATTTTACTCCGACAAATTCATCATCGTCCATCACCACGACTGCGAAAATCCCCTCAAAGAACTCAAACCCATAGTCAGCAAGGTTTTAGACGTTTTCAAAGAACCTTTTTCAACCAACGGCAAAAAGGTATACGTAGTCCCCAACATCGGCGCATCGTTCTTCCCTGAACACGGAGAAAGCGTTTTGGTAAAAGCAGAATTAGCCCAGAAAGAAGCGTTCCTGAGACAGGTGCCTCTCATCGTATTCTCAGAAGATATCGGCATCTCAGAAAAAGTCCTTGAAATACTAACCAAAATAAAAGAAGACCTTAAAGAGAACAGGATAACAATATACCTGCAGCCAAAGGTTGACCTGAATTCAGGCGAAATCATAGGTGCAGAAGCGTTGATGCGCTGTTCCGTCCCGCCAGGCGAAGCGATTCCAGTAATCACAGAATACGGTCTCCTTTTTGATGTCGGCGAAGTCATACTGAAGAAAAGTCTCAACGTTTTAAGAAGGCTTGAAAGGTTAAACGTTAATATTCCCATTTCGGTAAACGTATCCTACTCTCAACTGATAGATAAAAGGTTCATTCCTCTAATAGACAAACTCATCAAAAACTACCGAATCAACCCGGAACTTTTAGTGTTTGAGATAACAGAAACAGAAGCAACCAAATGCACAGAAAACCTGATGGAAACGTTAGAAGAGATTAAAAAGCGGAAGATAAAACTCTCAATTGACGATTTCGGAACCGGATACTCTTCTCTATCAAGGCTCAAACTCCTGAAAGCCTGGGAAATCAAAATAGACAAAAGTTTCATTTTGAACTTAGACAGAAACATAGAAGACAAAAGCATCGTAAAGTTCATAATAGACATAGGAAAGCTTCTATCTTTAGAAGTTGTAGCCGAAGGCATAGAGAAACAGGAACAGATAGATATACTCAAAGAGTTGGGATGCTACAAAGGACAGGGATTTTTCTTCTACCCTCCGCTACCGGTAGAAGAGTTCTTCAACCTGATAACGAAAAAACGTTAG
- a CDS encoding TlyA family RNA methyltransferase, translating to MKKERIDKLLVEKGLVKSRERAKALIMAGKVKVNGQVVDKPGTSVPADSVIEVKEEDIPYVSRGGLKLETALKEFGVDVSGFVCLDVGASTGGFTDCLLQHGAKKVYAVDVGRGQLDWKLRNDPRVISIERFNARYLTEKEIPEKVDLVVMDVSFISVTKLLPVVKQFLKPEGKMIVLIKPQFELTKREVDRGKGVIRDPELHKKAINKVLEFARSIGLYPEKLTLSKPRGPKGNKEFLVLLSQKEGDDRVDASFVDRVVKVDD from the coding sequence ATGAAGAAGGAAAGGATAGATAAACTTTTAGTTGAAAAAGGTCTTGTAAAAAGCAGAGAAAGGGCGAAAGCTCTGATAATGGCTGGAAAAGTAAAGGTTAACGGTCAGGTTGTTGATAAACCGGGAACGTCTGTTCCTGCAGACAGCGTGATAGAGGTGAAAGAGGAGGACATTCCTTACGTTTCAAGGGGTGGACTGAAGTTAGAGACAGCTCTGAAGGAGTTTGGTGTTGACGTTTCAGGTTTTGTGTGTCTTGACGTTGGCGCTTCAACGGGTGGATTTACCGATTGCCTTCTTCAGCACGGAGCAAAGAAGGTTTACGCCGTTGACGTCGGTAGAGGTCAGCTTGACTGGAAGTTGAGAAATGACCCGAGAGTTATCTCTATTGAACGTTTCAACGCAAGGTATTTAACCGAAAAGGAGATTCCTGAAAAGGTGGATTTGGTTGTTATGGACGTCTCTTTTATATCTGTGACGAAACTTTTACCGGTGGTTAAGCAGTTTTTAAAGCCTGAAGGAAAGATGATTGTTCTTATAAAGCCCCAGTTTGAATTGACCAAGAGGGAGGTTGATAGAGGTAAAGGGGTGATAAGAGACCCTGAACTTCACAAGAAAGCGATTAATAAAGTTTTAGAGTTTGCTCGTTCTATCGGACTTTATCCTGAAAAATTGACCCTTTCTAAGCCGAGAGGTCCTAAAGGGAATAAGGAATTTTTAGTTTTGCTCTCTCAAAAGGAAGGTGATGATAGGGTAGATGCTTCTTTTGTTGATAGAGTTGTGAAGGTTGACGACTAA